One Aliiroseovarius sediminilitoris DNA window includes the following coding sequences:
- a CDS encoding glycosyl transferase family protein — MSLAEYVRILGRGPGRARSLTQDEAYRAMTLMLSGEGPPEAVGAILMLMRMKGETASEIAGFSKAAQDALPAGPAADLDWPCYAAGRTRGAPWFLHAAKAIAQNETRVLLHGWNKPDARVRAGLDVLSIPFCTTLDDAASALDHGQIAYLPLEIIHPRLFALLNLRDAFGLRSCVNTVCRMLNPGRAVASVQGVFHPSYRLLQADAAQLLGWEALTVIKGGGGEFERHPGKTVEAFGLRQGRPWQGSVPPLVNETARLQDYDGPLVPVDAPFAQAMVAGTIDLARDTLAGACPSGRQRDSA, encoded by the coding sequence ATGAGCTTGGCGGAATATGTGCGAATTCTGGGGCGTGGTCCGGGTCGTGCGCGATCTCTGACGCAGGACGAAGCCTATCGCGCCATGACGCTGATGCTGTCCGGTGAAGGTCCGCCCGAGGCCGTTGGCGCCATCCTGATGCTGATGCGGATGAAAGGCGAAACCGCAAGCGAGATTGCAGGATTTTCCAAAGCAGCGCAGGATGCTTTGCCTGCGGGACCGGCAGCCGATCTCGATTGGCCATGCTATGCGGCGGGGCGTACGCGTGGTGCGCCGTGGTTCCTTCACGCTGCGAAGGCCATCGCCCAGAACGAAACGCGCGTTTTGCTGCACGGCTGGAACAAGCCCGACGCACGGGTCCGTGCCGGACTGGACGTGCTTTCCATCCCCTTCTGCACCACTCTGGACGACGCGGCATCCGCGCTTGACCACGGACAGATTGCCTATCTGCCACTCGAGATAATTCACCCACGCCTTTTTGCACTGCTCAATCTGCGGGATGCTTTTGGACTCCGGTCATGTGTAAACACAGTGTGCAGAATGCTGAACCCCGGTCGCGCCGTGGCAAGCGTTCAGGGCGTGTTTCATCCATCATACCGGCTGTTGCAGGCCGACGCGGCACAGCTTCTTGGGTGGGAGGCATTGACGGTAATCAAAGGCGGCGGCGGCGAGTTCGAACGTCATCCCGGCAAGACCGTTGAAGCGTTTGGATTGCGTCAGGGCCGGCCCTGGCAAGGCAGCGTGCCGCCCTTGGTAAATGAAACCGCCCGCCTTCAGGATTATGATGGACCTCTGGTTCCCGTCGACGCGCCATTTGCGCAAGCCATGGTCGCTGGGACCATCGACCTTGCCCGTGACACACTTGCCGGAGCATGCCCATCTGGTCGCCAAAGGGATTCGGCCTGA
- a CDS encoding acyl-CoA dehydrogenase family protein, with translation MSLFTPSAAWVSDEHRMFADMTNRFFADELAPNIERWVDQGIVDHDFWRTAGQAGIMGGAIPEDFGGAGGDMGFESVVIYEQARTGDCGWGYGIQSIVVHYITAYGTDEQKARWLPGLASGEIVGAIAMTEPGTGSDLQAVRTRAEKDGNQYKINGSKIFITNGQAADLIITVCKTDRNAGSKGMSLIVVEPDQCEGFKRGQNLKKLGMKANDTSELFYEDVKVPQTNLLGTEEGQGFYQLMKQLPWERLLIAIQALGAIDFALEQTIAYTQERKAFGQRVMDFQNTRFKLAECKTKAEVLRSFVNDGIARLIDGTLDAPTASMAKYWGSEVQNEVMHECLQLFGGYGYMMEYPIARLYADARVQMIYGGTNEIMKELIARAIDE, from the coding sequence ATGTCACTTTTCACACCATCCGCCGCATGGGTCAGCGACGAACACCGCATGTTTGCTGATATGACCAACCGTTTCTTTGCAGACGAACTGGCACCCAACATCGAACGCTGGGTCGACCAAGGCATCGTTGACCACGACTTTTGGCGCACCGCCGGGCAAGCGGGCATCATGGGCGGTGCCATTCCCGAAGACTTCGGCGGCGCAGGGGGAGACATGGGGTTTGAAAGCGTCGTCATCTATGAACAGGCACGCACGGGCGATTGTGGTTGGGGCTATGGCATCCAGTCCATCGTGGTCCACTACATCACCGCCTATGGCACGGACGAACAAAAGGCGCGCTGGCTGCCCGGCTTGGCGTCGGGCGAGATTGTCGGCGCTATTGCCATGACCGAACCGGGCACCGGGTCAGACCTTCAGGCCGTGCGCACCCGCGCCGAGAAGGACGGCAACCAATACAAGATCAATGGGTCGAAGATTTTCATCACCAACGGACAAGCCGCCGACCTGATCATCACCGTCTGCAAGACCGACCGGAATGCTGGATCAAAAGGTATGTCCCTGATCGTTGTCGAACCGGACCAATGCGAGGGCTTCAAGCGCGGTCAGAATCTGAAAAAGCTGGGTATGAAAGCCAATGACACATCCGAACTGTTCTATGAGGATGTGAAAGTACCCCAGACCAATCTGTTGGGCACGGAAGAGGGGCAAGGGTTCTATCAACTGATGAAGCAACTGCCGTGGGAACGGCTGCTCATTGCCATTCAAGCCCTTGGTGCGATTGATTTCGCGTTGGAACAGACCATCGCCTATACACAAGAGCGCAAAGCCTTCGGGCAACGAGTGATGGATTTCCAGAACACACGGTTCAAGCTGGCCGAATGCAAAACCAAGGCCGAAGTGCTGCGCAGTTTTGTCAATGACGGGATCGCACGGCTGATCGACGGCACGCTGGATGCGCCCACCGCTTCGATGGCAAAATACTGGGGCAGCGAGGTCCAGAACGAGGTCATGCACGAATGCCTGCAACTGTTCGGCGGCTATGGCTACATGATGGAATACCCCATTGCCCGGCTCTATGCCGACGCCCGTGTGCAGATGATTTATGGCGGCACGAACGAGATCATGAAGGAACTGATTGCACGGGCGATTGATGAGTAA
- a CDS encoding error-prone DNA polymerase: MIEVNRTHHPIEPFRHDMLAARMQGQDYAELCVTTNFTFLTGASHPEELVVRAAELGLSAIAITDRNSLAGMVRAWSALKELKLERQEAVQIRSQQRVDNSSRQIIGQSDPLTKPDTASLPRLIVGSRLVLQNSSVEWIALPRDRAAYKRLTRLLTLGKRRTEKGGCILHTKDMMTACKGMILIALPQGCLNEAIPDIRRLRQQFPNHVFLGAAPRYDGSDQAYFNACAQAAQKASAPMVAVGDVLMHRANRRQLADVLTCMRERITIDQIGTRALANGEHRLKAGADMARLFRNHPAALRRTLEIADRCSFDLSELSYEYPHEETSEETPQARLERLVKEGLKRRYPDGPPDRALELMAKELAVVKELNFPAYFLTVHDIVQFARSEGILCQGRGSAANSILCYLLGITDVSPDMIAMVFERFVSKHRGEPPDIDVDFEHERREEVIQWIYRKYGRHRAGLCATVIHFRTRAAIREVGKVMGLSQDVTAGLSGQIWGMTNGGVDLKRIRELGLDPEDRRLMQTIRLIGEIIGFPRHLSQHVGGFVITRGRLDELAPIENAAMEDRTVICWDKDDIDALGILKVDVLGLGMLSCIRKAFALLQEHDNVTHSIASVPQNDEATYDMLCRADAIGVFQVESRAQMNFLPRMRPREFYDLVIEVAIVRPGPIQGDMVQPYIRRRNGQESAEPFGPALGQVTERTLGVPLFQEQALQIAMVGAGFSAEEADHLRRSLASFRRMGTIGKYREKFIAGMLNNGYRSDVAERCFGQIEGFADYGFPESHAAAFAMLAYVSAWLKCHHPAIFACALLNSQPMGFYAPAQIVRDVREHGVETRPICVNHSDWDNTLERRPDGALALRLGFRQIKGLKEEDAGWIVAARGNGYPDPEALWLRAGVRPNVLRRLAEADAFSDMGLMRRNALWQVKAIQSPTPLPLFNNPIDGENIHEPQVELPVMQLGEEVVEDYVSTRLTLRAHPMELLRPALPGLITHASLQDVALGRYSVCGLVITRQRPGTASGVIFLTLEDETGVSNVVVWPKVYEQFRRIVMGGRLLRVTGYLQREGIVVHLIAQEVQDLSHKLTELGHPQPEALTTEGSRADDTPKNSRYPARAMHPRDQAKRLFPSRDFH; this comes from the coding sequence ATGATCGAGGTCAACCGCACTCACCACCCGATCGAGCCGTTCCGGCACGACATGCTGGCAGCCCGGATGCAGGGGCAGGACTATGCCGAGCTTTGTGTCACCACGAATTTCACCTTTCTGACCGGGGCTTCCCACCCCGAGGAACTGGTGGTACGGGCGGCTGAACTGGGCTTGTCGGCCATTGCTATCACGGATCGTAATTCGCTCGCAGGGATGGTGCGGGCCTGGTCGGCTCTGAAGGAGCTTAAACTCGAAAGACAAGAAGCGGTGCAGATACGCTCGCAACAGCGGGTGGACAATTCATCCCGGCAAATCATTGGGCAGAGTGATCCGCTGACCAAGCCCGACACTGCATCGCTGCCTAGGTTGATAGTGGGCTCTCGGCTCGTCTTGCAGAACAGTTCAGTCGAATGGATCGCCCTGCCACGCGACCGGGCCGCCTACAAACGCCTGACGCGCCTGCTGACCCTGGGGAAGCGACGTACGGAAAAGGGCGGATGCATTCTTCACACCAAAGACATGATGACAGCCTGCAAGGGCATGATCCTGATCGCCTTGCCACAGGGGTGTTTGAATGAGGCTATACCCGATATTCGAAGGCTTCGTCAGCAGTTCCCCAACCATGTCTTTTTGGGCGCTGCTCCACGTTATGATGGGAGCGATCAAGCCTATTTCAATGCCTGCGCGCAGGCGGCGCAAAAAGCCTCGGCCCCGATGGTGGCGGTGGGCGATGTGCTGATGCACCGCGCAAACCGTCGCCAGCTTGCCGATGTGCTGACCTGCATGCGCGAGCGTATCACCATTGATCAGATCGGCACCCGCGCGCTGGCCAATGGCGAACACCGCCTGAAGGCCGGAGCGGACATGGCGCGGCTCTTTCGAAATCATCCGGCGGCGCTGCGCCGAACCTTGGAAATTGCCGACAGGTGCAGTTTTGATCTGAGCGAGCTGTCCTATGAATACCCGCATGAGGAAACGAGCGAGGAAACCCCGCAGGCCCGGCTGGAACGCCTGGTCAAGGAGGGGTTGAAGCGCCGCTACCCCGACGGCCCGCCGGACAGGGCGCTTGAGTTGATGGCAAAGGAACTGGCCGTTGTGAAAGAGCTGAACTTCCCTGCCTATTTCCTGACCGTGCATGACATTGTTCAATTCGCCAGATCAGAGGGCATCCTGTGCCAGGGGCGCGGCTCTGCGGCCAATTCCATTCTTTGCTATCTTCTGGGCATCACCGATGTCAGCCCCGATATGATTGCAATGGTCTTTGAACGCTTTGTGTCCAAACATCGGGGTGAGCCGCCAGATATCGACGTGGATTTCGAGCACGAACGGCGCGAAGAAGTCATCCAGTGGATTTATCGCAAATACGGTCGCCACCGCGCCGGGCTCTGCGCCACAGTGATCCACTTCCGCACCCGCGCTGCCATTCGTGAGGTCGGTAAGGTCATGGGGCTCAGCCAGGATGTGACCGCAGGACTGTCCGGGCAAATCTGGGGTATGACCAATGGCGGTGTCGACCTGAAGCGCATTCGCGAGCTTGGCCTTGACCCCGAGGATCGCCGCCTGATGCAGACCATCCGTCTGATTGGCGAGATCATCGGCTTTCCCCGCCACCTGTCCCAACATGTGGGAGGTTTTGTCATCACTCGTGGGCGGCTGGATGAGCTTGCCCCGATTGAAAACGCCGCGATGGAAGATCGCACCGTGATCTGCTGGGACAAAGACGACATTGACGCTTTGGGCATCCTCAAGGTGGATGTGCTGGGGCTGGGCATGCTCAGTTGCATTCGCAAAGCCTTTGCCTTGCTGCAAGAGCACGACAACGTAACACATAGCATTGCCTCGGTCCCCCAAAACGATGAAGCCACCTATGACATGCTGTGCCGGGCCGATGCGATTGGCGTCTTTCAGGTGGAAAGCCGGGCGCAGATGAACTTTCTGCCCAGAATGCGGCCTCGTGAATTTTATGATCTCGTGATTGAGGTCGCCATTGTCCGTCCCGGTCCCATTCAGGGCGATATGGTTCAACCCTATATCCGGCGGCGTAACGGCCAAGAAAGCGCAGAACCCTTTGGGCCAGCGCTGGGACAGGTTACCGAACGCACCCTCGGTGTGCCTCTGTTTCAGGAACAGGCTTTGCAAATCGCGATGGTCGGGGCCGGATTTTCCGCTGAAGAGGCTGATCATCTGCGTAGATCTTTGGCCTCATTCCGGCGCATGGGGACGATTGGCAAATACCGGGAGAAATTCATCGCCGGTATGTTGAACAATGGTTATCGCTCGGACGTGGCCGAACGCTGCTTCGGCCAGATCGAGGGCTTTGCCGATTATGGTTTCCCTGAAAGTCATGCGGCAGCCTTTGCCATGCTAGCCTATGTCTCGGCCTGGCTGAAATGTCACCACCCGGCGATCTTTGCCTGCGCTTTGCTCAACTCTCAGCCGATGGGGTTCTATGCGCCTGCCCAGATCGTGCGGGATGTGCGTGAGCACGGGGTCGAGACACGGCCCATTTGCGTCAACCACTCGGACTGGGACAACACGCTGGAGCGGCGCCCCGATGGGGCCTTGGCGCTACGGCTTGGCTTTCGCCAGATCAAAGGGCTGAAAGAAGAGGATGCAGGCTGGATCGTGGCGGCGCGCGGCAATGGGTACCCCGACCCCGAGGCGCTGTGGCTGCGTGCGGGGGTGCGCCCCAATGTCCTGAGGCGCCTGGCCGAGGCCGATGCGTTTTCCGATATGGGGCTCATGCGGCGCAATGCGCTGTGGCAGGTCAAGGCCATCCAAAGCCCCACGCCTCTTCCTCTGTTCAATAATCCGATTGACGGGGAAAATATCCATGAACCACAGGTCGAATTGCCGGTCATGCAATTGGGCGAAGAGGTGGTGGAAGATTACGTTTCCACCCGCCTGACTCTGCGTGCTCACCCGATGGAACTGCTGCGCCCCGCGCTTCCTGGCCTGATCACACATGCGTCTTTGCAAGATGTTGCCTTGGGGCGGTATAGCGTTTGCGGCCTCGTCATCACCCGGCAACGCCCCGGCACAGCCTCTGGCGTGATCTTCTTAACGCTGGAAGATGAAACCGGAGTCAGCAATGTAGTTGTATGGCCTAAGGTCTATGAACAGTTTCGCCGCATTGTCATGGGCGGTCGGTTGCTGCGCGTCACAGGCTACCTGCAGCGCGAAGGGATTGTCGTGCATCTGATCGCGCAGGAGGTGCAGGATCTGTCACATAAACTGACCGAACTGGGCCACCCACAACCTGAAGCCCTGACCACCGAAGGCTCCCGTGCCGATGATACTCCGAAAAATTCACGCTATCCGGCTCGTGCGATGCATCCACGTGATCAGGCAAAACGGTTGTTTCCAAGTCGAGACTTTCACTAA
- a CDS encoding ImuA family protein, with protein MSDLSPLHLAMAAATNLRQSKLSPQLYQGPVLFAPGVSRYILPMQHAELPFFPPARSRTHEVCGAGAYVFAFALAARLGGHTIWVRESWDSAQINPTGFADFVEPSELTVCNTRAQTEALAIAEEALRSEAVSLVVVQLNKPLGLTEGRRLQLATRDGMSTGLAIIPEGMGSHAAETRWRCTPVFDPEDSTLQKWELIKNKTGTMGVWHVRWDTASRRITVVSPARE; from the coding sequence TTGTCAGATTTGTCGCCGCTGCATCTCGCGATGGCAGCAGCCACAAACCTTAGACAAAGTAAGCTTTCGCCACAGCTGTACCAAGGTCCGGTATTGTTTGCCCCCGGTGTTTCTCGCTACATTCTCCCCATGCAACATGCCGAGCTTCCATTTTTCCCTCCCGCCAGATCCCGCACACATGAGGTTTGCGGCGCGGGCGCGTATGTGTTTGCCTTTGCGCTCGCGGCACGATTGGGTGGCCATACGATATGGGTTCGTGAAAGCTGGGATAGCGCTCAGATCAACCCAACCGGGTTTGCAGATTTCGTGGAACCCTCAGAACTGACGGTTTGTAACACGAGGGCTCAAACAGAAGCGCTTGCGATTGCTGAAGAGGCGCTGCGGTCGGAGGCGGTTTCACTGGTCGTCGTGCAACTCAACAAGCCCTTGGGATTAACAGAGGGGCGGCGACTGCAATTGGCAACGCGAGATGGAATGTCCACAGGGCTAGCCATTATTCCCGAAGGCATGGGAAGTCATGCGGCGGAAACGCGTTGGCGCTGCACCCCCGTTTTCGACCCTGAAGACTCGACACTCCAGAAGTGGGAGCTTATTAAGAACAAAACAGGAACAATGGGTGTCTGGCATGTTCGATGGGATACAGCGTCGCGTCGTATCACTGTGGTTTCCCCGGCTCGCGAGTGA
- a CDS encoding CaiB/BaiF CoA transferase family protein, translating to MSKVAANGPLHGVRVVEIQGLGPTPFAAMWLADMGADVVRIQRPNLKPLVPQRVDVLNRGRGFVELDLKDDADRNAACNLINRADMLIEGMRPGVMERLGLGPAGFSGTNPRLVYGRMTGWGQSGPLAQAAGHDINYISITGALHAIGGKHPVPPLNLLGDFGGGGMYLVAGMLAALYAARETGKGNVVDAAITDGTAHLMAMIYSMHGAGIWADAREANLLDGGAPFYTVYECACGGHMSVGALEAKFYAELLSRLGLDDADLPAQMDVEGWPVLRTCFAARFKQKTRDEWAELLEGTDACCAPVLSLQEAPNHPHNRARNTFAAIDDVIQPDAAPKLSDTAIRATIGEECKPLQIDELMARWSG from the coding sequence ATGAGTAAGGTTGCTGCAAACGGCCCGCTTCACGGCGTCAGGGTTGTGGAAATTCAAGGTCTTGGCCCGACCCCCTTTGCCGCGATGTGGCTGGCAGATATGGGGGCAGATGTTGTGCGCATCCAGCGCCCGAACCTCAAACCCTTGGTCCCGCAAAGGGTCGATGTGCTGAACCGAGGACGCGGGTTTGTTGAACTGGACCTGAAAGACGATGCTGATCGCAACGCCGCCTGCAACCTGATCAACCGCGCAGACATGCTGATCGAAGGGATGCGCCCCGGCGTGATGGAGCGTCTGGGGCTTGGCCCGGCTGGCTTTTCGGGCACCAATCCTCGGCTTGTTTATGGACGCATGACGGGTTGGGGGCAATCCGGCCCGCTGGCGCAGGCGGCCGGACATGACATCAACTATATCTCGATCACTGGCGCGCTTCATGCCATCGGAGGCAAACATCCTGTGCCGCCCCTGAACCTGTTGGGCGATTTTGGCGGTGGTGGCATGTATCTTGTCGCTGGAATGCTGGCGGCGTTGTATGCGGCGCGCGAAACGGGCAAAGGCAACGTGGTGGACGCCGCTATCACCGATGGCACGGCGCATCTGATGGCGATGATCTATTCCATGCACGGTGCTGGGATCTGGGCGGACGCGCGCGAGGCAAACCTGCTGGATGGCGGCGCTCCCTTCTACACCGTTTATGAATGCGCCTGTGGCGGGCACATGTCGGTTGGCGCGCTGGAGGCGAAATTCTATGCAGAGCTTCTGTCACGACTGGGGCTGGATGATGCCGACTTGCCCGCACAGATGGATGTCGAAGGCTGGCCTGTCCTGCGCACCTGTTTCGCCGCCCGTTTCAAGCAGAAAACCCGCGATGAATGGGCAGAGCTTCTTGAAGGAACCGACGCCTGCTGCGCCCCGGTCTTGTCCTTGCAGGAAGCGCCCAACCACCCCCATAATCGCGCACGCAATACCTTTGCGGCGATAGACGACGTCATACAGCCAGACGCGGCACCAAAACTGTCAGATACCGCGATTCGCGCAACCATAGGGGAAGAATGCAAGCCGTTGCAGATCGACGAACTTATGGCGCGTTGGTCCGGTTAG
- a CDS encoding Y-family DNA polymerase — protein MFDGIQRRVVSLWFPRLASDRVLRQCPIEGPFALTLKQQNSNRIYCLNAAAEKQGLHQGMPYADARAFFPSLQSREAEIEKDQQFLRILCRWALRYCPWVGLEGKDGLVLDITGSAHLFGGEAPMLADMRTRLMRAGLSVQIGCANTRGAAWALAHHGEGIASSRDTLPALRALPVAALRIEDSMSITLQRLGLRSIGDLVGAARAPLTRRFGPGLLLRLDQALGAQPEEISPQTTPPHYAVRMTLPEPIGLLSDVMAGAERLLAQLCTKLKTHEVGARKLCLSLRRVDQGHQQVELRLVRPLRDPQRILPLFERGLAEIDAGFGIDQLRLEATLIDPLPVQQISHASDGGKGKLDDLISRIGTRIGLENIQRFLPADSHIPERSFIIAPAAYSEPASGWNLSNTRPILLFPSEPISGAGARPPAQFRWRRMALTTGRVTGPERIAPEWWLEDDNWRSGLRDYWRVETREGRRLWLFHTPQNPGWFVQGEFA, from the coding sequence ATGTTCGATGGGATACAGCGTCGCGTCGTATCACTGTGGTTTCCCCGGCTCGCGAGTGACCGGGTTTTACGCCAGTGCCCGATCGAAGGGCCCTTTGCCCTGACGTTGAAACAGCAAAATTCCAACCGGATCTACTGCCTGAATGCTGCCGCAGAGAAACAAGGCTTGCATCAGGGCATGCCCTATGCGGATGCGCGCGCTTTTTTTCCAAGCCTGCAAAGTCGAGAGGCGGAGATCGAAAAAGATCAACAATTTCTACGCATCTTGTGCCGCTGGGCGCTGCGCTATTGCCCGTGGGTGGGGTTGGAGGGGAAGGATGGGTTGGTTCTGGACATCACCGGCTCGGCGCATCTGTTTGGAGGAGAAGCCCCCATGCTGGCCGATATGCGCACACGCCTGATGCGAGCGGGATTATCGGTGCAAATCGGCTGTGCTAATACGCGCGGGGCGGCTTGGGCCCTAGCGCATCATGGCGAGGGAATTGCCTCAAGCAGGGATACGCTGCCCGCCCTAAGAGCCTTACCAGTGGCGGCCTTGCGGATTGAAGACAGCATGTCGATCACGTTGCAACGCCTGGGGCTGCGCAGCATTGGCGATCTGGTCGGGGCCGCGCGCGCGCCGCTGACCCGCCGGTTTGGACCTGGCCTGCTGTTGCGGCTGGATCAGGCCCTGGGCGCACAGCCCGAAGAGATATCGCCACAGACAACACCGCCGCATTACGCCGTGCGGATGACATTGCCCGAACCGATTGGTCTGTTGTCAGACGTGATGGCAGGTGCCGAACGGCTTTTGGCTCAGCTTTGCACGAAGTTGAAAACACATGAGGTCGGCGCGCGCAAACTGTGCCTCTCTTTGCGCCGGGTTGATCAGGGTCATCAGCAGGTTGAGCTGCGCCTGGTCCGGCCCTTGCGCGACCCACAGCGTATTCTGCCGCTCTTTGAACGAGGGTTGGCAGAAATTGATGCGGGATTTGGTATTGACCAGCTGAGGCTTGAAGCCACGCTGATCGACCCCCTGCCAGTACAACAGATCAGCCATGCCTCGGATGGTGGAAAAGGCAAGCTGGATGACCTGATTTCCCGGATCGGCACACGGATCGGATTGGAGAACATCCAGCGGTTCCTTCCCGCTGACAGCCACATCCCGGAGCGGAGTTTCATCATTGCGCCAGCGGCCTATTCAGAGCCTGCCAGTGGTTGGAACCTTTCTAACACACGCCCGATCCTCCTGTTTCCATCAGAGCCGATTTCCGGAGCTGGTGCACGCCCGCCCGCGCAATTTCGCTGGCGGCGAATGGCTCTGACCACAGGTCGGGTGACCGGCCCGGAACGCATTGCCCCGGAATGGTGGCTGGAGGATGACAACTGGCGCTCGGGCCTGCGTGACTACTGGCGCGTGGAAACGCGTGAGGGGCGGCGGCTTTGGCTTTTTCACACACCGCAAAACCCGGGCTGGTTCGTGCAGGGAGAGTTTGCATGA
- a CDS encoding hexameric tyrosine-coordinated heme protein, protein MSSWLPSLITETPEQGYEMAVKLARVAVKMTQPDDEARSRMRPEYAEDAEALIAVSQVVATHFATVAAANDYWR, encoded by the coding sequence ATGTCATCCTGGCTTCCATCCCTGATCACGGAAACACCTGAGCAAGGCTATGAGATGGCTGTCAAACTGGCACGTGTTGCGGTCAAGATGACCCAACCCGATGACGAAGCCCGCAGTCGAATGCGCCCCGAATATGCAGAGGACGCCGAGGCGTTGATCGCGGTCAGTCAGGTGGTCGCAACTCATTTTGCCACGGTCGCTGCGGCCAATGATTACTGGCGGTAA
- a CDS encoding C-terminal binding protein, which produces MKIVRTDSELQTPKLDADLTAAGHDLVLLPGGVTEDVMLAATRDADLILMCYTPITKRMIGNATRLKGIVKYGVGIDAIDIPAAIDAGVAVVNVPEYAEETVAEGAFALLIALAKKLATLNTHMTSQGWAWPEPTWLGSDIAGKTVGIVGLGKIGCSMARMAGLGFRANVIAYSPHTTAAEMARLSVTKVDNLLDLMTQSDFVTIHAVLNDDTRGMIGEAELRAMKPSAFLINVSRGAIVDEAALVRAIREGWISGAGLDVFSQEPLSKTGHPMSVLFDHPNVILSPHLTFYTEDAMQRLEGETLERCFEVLEGRDVLIKSRDPRLRAQTKGVVFAD; this is translated from the coding sequence ATGAAAATCGTGCGGACGGACAGCGAGCTTCAGACGCCGAAACTGGACGCAGACCTGACTGCGGCCGGTCATGACCTGGTGCTGTTGCCGGGTGGGGTTACTGAGGATGTGATGTTGGCGGCAACGCGCGACGCCGATCTGATCCTGATGTGCTACACGCCGATCACGAAACGGATGATCGGCAACGCGACCCGGCTGAAAGGCATCGTGAAATATGGTGTCGGCATTGACGCTATCGACATTCCCGCCGCCATCGACGCGGGCGTGGCCGTGGTGAACGTGCCGGAATATGCGGAAGAGACGGTGGCCGAAGGTGCCTTTGCCTTGCTGATCGCGCTGGCCAAGAAACTGGCCACGCTTAACACCCATATGACATCTCAAGGATGGGCGTGGCCCGAACCCACATGGCTTGGGTCGGACATCGCCGGCAAGACCGTCGGGATTGTAGGGCTTGGCAAGATCGGGTGCAGCATGGCGCGCATGGCGGGGCTGGGGTTCCGGGCAAATGTGATCGCCTACAGCCCACATACCACGGCGGCGGAAATGGCGAGGCTGAGTGTGACGAAAGTTGACAACCTGCTTGACCTGATGACGCAAAGCGATTTCGTCACGATCCACGCAGTTCTGAACGATGACACCCGTGGCATGATTGGCGAGGCGGAGCTGCGGGCGATGAAGCCCTCCGCCTTTCTGATCAATGTATCTCGCGGTGCGATTGTGGACGAAGCTGCCCTTGTTCGGGCGATCCGCGAGGGCTGGATTTCCGGAGCGGGGTTGGATGTGTTCAGTCAGGAACCCCTGAGCAAAACGGGCCATCCGATGAGCGTGCTGTTTGACCACCCCAACGTGATCCTGTCGCCACATCTGACCTTCTATACCGAGGACGCAATGCAGCGGTTGGAGGGTGAAACGCTGGAACGGTGTTTCGAGGTGCTGGAAGGCCGCGACGTGCTGATCAAATCCCGCGACCCACGCCTGCGCGCGCAAACCAAGGGCGTGGTTTTTGCCGATTAG
- a CDS encoding integrase core domain-containing protein: protein MNGRGRYLDNIFVERLWRSLNQEAIYLEEIDDGCKARCIIRGWMAFYNTKRPHSALGRQTPDDVYWAGLEQRHAA, encoded by the coding sequence ATGAACGGGCGTGGCAGATACCTCGACAACATCTTCGTCGAACGCCTTTGGCGGTCACTAAACCAGGAGGCCATCTATCTCGAAGAAATCGACGACGGCTGCAAGGCCCGTTGCATCATCAGAGGCTGGATGGCCTTCTACAACACCAAACGCCCCCATTCCGCGCTTGGTCGGCAGACGCCCGATGACGTATATTGGGCAGGCTTGGAGCAACGACACGCAGCATGA